From Halomicrobium salinisoli, the proteins below share one genomic window:
- a CDS encoding carbamoyltransferase, protein MGHENTPCHDGSAALFEDGRIVTAVEQERVSRNKHAPGEAAGEAAKECLDRAGLELSDVDHIAYGWYIDDPNGEEPPGEFMAKGTTYTEEVLPPSVLDYETPPPIHLVDHHITHLMASVVESGFRDAACLIADGRAETTAITLAEYDDGEIEVIKRFPIESSLGLFYDAASEYAGLGRHGSGKLMGLSSYGSPSPKRFFDFDPDTGELETPIATENHHEDVRDQWKEYFEEQCFPYRSGENESVAYYQDFAATVQSELTSVIRSIVEYLDGATSSDNLILGGGVFLNCVSNQRLYQLDLFDDLFLYPPANDAGSSVGAIYELCRALDVEVEPFWRAGSFDPYAGPRYPEGVDGALLSEEAVTVESLTDEELIEQVATDLANSRVVGWFQGRLEFGPRALGNRSLLGNPTSRETLYRMNELKGRARWRPLAPSVLEESFTTVFEGACSRQLAKYMTTTATIREEWRSKVPATTHVDGTSRPQIVTEELNERYHALISRFHEKTGVPLVLNTSFNLSGDPIVMTPQQAVETFRKAERMDALVVENQYVTRSD, encoded by the coding sequence ATGGGGCACGAAAACACGCCCTGCCACGACGGCTCTGCAGCCCTGTTCGAGGACGGTCGGATCGTAACTGCTGTCGAGCAAGAACGGGTCAGCAGGAACAAACATGCGCCCGGTGAAGCGGCCGGCGAAGCGGCGAAGGAGTGCCTGGATCGGGCTGGACTGGAGCTATCCGACGTCGATCACATCGCCTATGGCTGGTACATCGACGATCCGAACGGCGAGGAACCGCCAGGTGAGTTCATGGCGAAAGGCACCACCTACACCGAAGAAGTCCTCCCGCCCTCGGTACTCGATTACGAGACGCCGCCACCGATACACCTCGTCGACCACCACATCACTCACCTGATGGCGTCCGTCGTAGAGAGCGGCTTCAGGGACGCCGCCTGTCTCATCGCCGACGGACGGGCTGAGACCACGGCAATCACGCTCGCCGAATACGACGACGGCGAAATCGAGGTGATCAAACGGTTCCCGATCGAGTCTTCGCTCGGTCTCTTCTACGACGCGGCGTCCGAGTACGCCGGGCTCGGGAGACACGGCAGTGGCAAACTGATGGGTCTTTCGTCGTACGGGTCGCCCTCTCCGAAGCGCTTCTTCGATTTCGATCCGGACACCGGAGAGCTTGAGACGCCCATTGCCACCGAGAACCACCACGAGGACGTCCGGGACCAATGGAAGGAGTACTTCGAGGAGCAGTGCTTCCCGTATCGGTCCGGAGAGAACGAGTCGGTCGCTTACTATCAGGACTTCGCGGCGACGGTCCAGTCGGAGCTCACCTCGGTCATCCGCTCCATCGTGGAATACCTCGATGGCGCCACGTCCAGCGATAACCTGATCCTCGGCGGCGGAGTTTTCCTCAACTGCGTCAGTAATCAGCGGCTCTATCAGCTGGACCTGTTCGACGATCTCTTCCTGTATCCACCCGCCAACGACGCTGGCAGCTCGGTGGGCGCTATTTACGAACTGTGTCGGGCCCTGGACGTCGAGGTGGAACCGTTCTGGCGAGCTGGCAGTTTCGATCCGTACGCCGGACCGCGGTACCCGGAGGGAGTAGACGGAGCCCTCCTCTCCGAAGAGGCAGTGACGGTCGAATCGCTGACGGACGAGGAATTGATCGAGCAGGTTGCGACCGATCTCGCCAACTCCAGGGTCGTTGGCTGGTTCCAGGGCCGGCTCGAGTTCGGACCGCGGGCACTGGGGAATCGGAGCCTCCTCGGTAACCCGACGTCGCGGGAAACGCTCTACCGGATGAACGAGCTCAAGGGCCGGGCACGCTGGCGGCCGCTCGCCCCCAGCGTCCTCGAGGAGTCGTTCACGACCGTGTTCGAGGGCGCCTGTTCGCGACAGCTGGCGAAGTACATGACGACGACGGCGACGATACGAGAGGAGTGGCGTTCGAAGGTCCCGGCCACCACGCACGTCGACGGCACGAGTCGTCCACAGATCGTCACCGAAGAACTCAATGAACGGTATCACGCCCTCATTTCCCGGTTCCACGAGAAGACGGGCGTCCCACTGGTTCTCAACACGTCGTTCAACCTCAGCGGCGATCCCATCGTGATGACTCCGCAGCAAGCGGTCGAGACCTTCCGCAAGGCCGAACGGATGGACGCCCTCGTCGTCGAAAATCAGTACGTCACTCGCAGCGACTGA
- the mptA gene encoding GTP cyclohydrolase MptA gives MSQQLPDVQASSPEVTVGLNRVGVTGVEKLVKIGRGDQRPIVLMAEFEVYVDLPSWRKGADMSRNMEVIDETLEAAVSQEVEGVEDVCGEAAERLLEKHDYTTQAEVRMEAEYVTREETPESGRPTQSTADIVASATADEDGTREEIGARVTGMTVCPCSQGMSAARARDVLRGLDVEDETIDAFLEEVPQPGHSQRGHATLTIEAEGAPDVDLDDVIEVARDAMSARIYNLAKRPDEDHMTYQSHKNAKFVEDCVRSMAEGVVSRFDDLPDDAVVTMKQSNDESIHQHNAHAERVAEMGTLRREVND, from the coding sequence ATGAGTCAGCAACTGCCGGACGTACAGGCCTCGAGCCCTGAGGTCACCGTCGGGCTGAACCGGGTGGGCGTCACGGGCGTCGAGAAACTCGTCAAGATCGGCCGCGGCGACCAGCGGCCGATCGTCCTGATGGCGGAGTTCGAGGTCTACGTCGACCTGCCCTCCTGGCGCAAGGGTGCGGACATGAGCCGCAACATGGAGGTCATCGACGAGACCCTGGAGGCGGCCGTCAGCCAGGAGGTCGAGGGCGTCGAGGACGTCTGCGGCGAGGCCGCCGAGCGGCTTCTGGAGAAGCACGACTACACGACCCAGGCCGAGGTGCGCATGGAGGCCGAGTACGTCACCCGCGAGGAGACGCCCGAGTCCGGGCGTCCCACGCAGTCGACCGCGGATATCGTCGCGTCGGCGACCGCCGACGAGGACGGCACGCGTGAGGAGATCGGCGCCCGCGTCACCGGCATGACGGTCTGCCCCTGTTCGCAGGGGATGTCCGCCGCCCGCGCCCGCGACGTGCTGCGCGGCCTCGACGTCGAAGACGAGACCATCGACGCCTTCCTCGAGGAGGTGCCCCAGCCCGGCCACTCCCAGCGGGGCCACGCCACGCTCACCATCGAAGCGGAAGGCGCGCCCGACGTCGACCTCGACGACGTCATCGAGGTCGCCCGGGACGCCATGAGCGCCCGCATCTACAACCTCGCCAAGCGCCCCGACGAGGACCACATGACCTACCAGTCCCACAAGAACGCCAAATTCGTCGAGGACTGCGTCCGCTCGATGGCCGAAGGCGTCGTCTCCCGATTCGACGACCTCCCGGACGACGCCGTCGTCACGATGAAGCAGTCCAACGACGAGTCCATCCACCAGCACAACGCCCACGCCGAGCGCGTCGCCGAGATGGGGACGCTCCGCCGAGAGGTCAACGACTGA
- a CDS encoding Lrp/AsnC family transcriptional regulator, which translates to MSLQSGDWREGIDEVDAALVDGYQSGFPVEERPFETVGAELGIGADEALARVEELLEDGVFRRFGPVLNPPVIGSSALAAVRAPADRFDAVAETINGYDQVNHNYARDHEWNMWFVVTAASRDRRDRILDEIEQRTGCAVLRLPMLTDYYIDLEFPVVNGDALARESVGSAGSGGDEAGDGPDAVGEGSVAATRISEDAAADLSDLERRLLVAIQEGFPTSATPYRDVAEAVGAPIEDVLAAVERLLERGCIKRVGFVVNHVRTGFDSNCMVVWDVPDGELDERGRAVGSLPYVTLCYHRPRRPAHDWSYNLFTMVHGREAAAVDASIDRLAGEHLPFEHERLYSTETLKQTGARYADLVGR; encoded by the coding sequence ATGAGCCTCCAGTCGGGCGACTGGCGCGAGGGGATCGACGAGGTGGACGCGGCCCTCGTCGACGGGTACCAGAGCGGCTTCCCGGTCGAGGAGCGGCCCTTCGAGACCGTGGGCGCGGAACTGGGCATCGGCGCCGACGAGGCGCTCGCCCGGGTGGAGGAGCTCCTCGAGGACGGCGTCTTCCGCCGGTTCGGACCGGTGCTGAACCCGCCGGTGATCGGGTCGTCGGCGCTGGCCGCGGTCAGGGCGCCCGCGGACCGCTTCGACGCCGTCGCCGAGACGATCAACGGCTACGATCAGGTCAACCACAACTACGCGCGGGACCACGAGTGGAACATGTGGTTCGTCGTGACCGCGGCGAGCCGCGACCGGCGGGACCGCATCCTCGACGAGATCGAGCAGCGGACGGGGTGTGCGGTGCTGCGCCTGCCGATGCTGACCGACTACTACATCGACCTGGAGTTCCCCGTGGTCAACGGTGACGCGCTGGCCCGGGAGAGCGTGGGCAGCGCCGGATCGGGCGGCGACGAGGCGGGCGACGGTCCGGACGCCGTCGGCGAGGGGAGCGTGGCGGCGACGCGGATCAGCGAGGACGCCGCCGCCGACCTGTCCGACCTGGAGCGCCGGTTGCTCGTGGCGATCCAGGAGGGGTTCCCGACGTCCGCGACGCCGTACCGGGACGTCGCGGAGGCCGTCGGCGCCCCGATCGAGGACGTCCTGGCGGCCGTCGAGCGGCTGCTGGAGCGGGGCTGCATCAAGCGCGTCGGGTTCGTCGTCAACCACGTCCGGACGGGCTTCGACAGCAACTGCATGGTCGTCTGGGACGTCCCCGACGGCGAACTGGACGAGCGCGGTCGTGCGGTCGGGAGCCTGCCGTACGTGACGCTGTGCTACCACCGCCCGCGTCGACCGGCCCACGACTGGTCGTACAACCTCTTCACGATGGTCCACGGGCGGGAGGCGGCGGCCGTCGACGCGTCGATCGACCGACTGGCCGGCGAGCACCTCCCCTTCGAGCACGAGCGGCTCTACTCGACGGAGACGCTCAAGCAGACCGGGGCCCGGTACGCGGACCTCGTCGGTCGATAG
- a CDS encoding M14 family zinc carboxypeptidase yields the protein MAETTIETPTGDVVLSTAHPGGNADVVGHDGHTIVLEPEQRDSEKQWFYWNFEVRSRSDVTLDFRFHGCEPLGPWGPATTTGNDSWEWLGTEAATDRSQFSYSFAEGEVRRFAFSLPYQLRHLDRFLNERAQWTSLSRTSIGTSDGGRSVPCLSAGARGETRNIVLACRHHACETTASYVLEGIVDGLLTEGSDLLSTRRLHVFPLVDVDGVERGDQGKHRIPHDHNRDYATSNALLDSIPSLYASTEAIRNYLDRIDGQFEFSLDLHCPWMYGERNDRPFFVDDPDDVSPSVAALGQTLEKVTESRGSDGIRFDATPGTGIENFHSGEPAAPTFSQHLSDRGAISTTLEVPYFGVDGNEITSDSCRRFGVDISRAVIRFLTEGTG from the coding sequence ATGGCAGAGACGACGATCGAAACGCCGACCGGCGATGTCGTCCTATCCACGGCCCATCCCGGGGGGAACGCCGATGTCGTCGGCCACGACGGTCACACTATCGTCCTGGAACCTGAACAACGAGATTCGGAGAAGCAGTGGTTTTACTGGAACTTCGAGGTACGCAGTCGGTCGGACGTGACTCTCGACTTCCGGTTTCACGGATGCGAACCCCTCGGTCCGTGGGGGCCCGCCACGACCACCGGAAACGACTCCTGGGAGTGGCTGGGAACCGAAGCAGCGACGGATCGATCGCAGTTTTCGTACTCGTTCGCCGAGGGCGAGGTCCGGAGATTCGCGTTTTCACTCCCCTATCAGCTTCGACACCTCGATCGCTTTTTGAACGAGCGCGCCCAATGGACGTCGCTCTCTCGGACGTCGATCGGCACGAGTGACGGCGGCAGGTCCGTGCCGTGCCTGTCGGCCGGTGCTCGAGGGGAGACGAGGAACATCGTGTTGGCCTGCAGACACCACGCCTGCGAGACGACCGCGTCGTACGTCTTAGAAGGGATCGTCGACGGACTCCTGACAGAGGGGTCCGATTTACTCTCGACTCGCCGACTCCACGTGTTCCCGCTGGTCGACGTCGACGGCGTCGAACGTGGAGATCAAGGAAAGCACCGGATCCCGCACGACCACAACAGGGACTACGCCACATCCAACGCGTTACTGGACTCGATCCCGTCCCTCTACGCATCGACGGAGGCCATCCGGAACTACCTAGATCGAATCGACGGCCAGTTCGAGTTCAGTCTGGACCTCCATTGCCCGTGGATGTACGGCGAACGGAACGACCGTCCCTTCTTCGTCGACGACCCGGACGATGTTTCACCGTCCGTCGCAGCCCTCGGACAGACCCTCGAGAAGGTCACGGAGTCGAGGGGGAGTGACGGGATCCGCTTCGATGCAACTCCCGGGACGGGGATCGAAAACTTCCACTCTGGCGAACCGGCGGCACCGACCTTTTCGCAACACCTCTCCGATCGCGGTGCGATAAGTACGACGCTGGAGGTCCCCTACTTCGGCGTCGATGGGAACGAGATCACGTCGGACTCCTGCCGTCGCTTCGGTGTCGATATCTCCCGCGCCGTAATTCGCTTCCTCACCGAAGGAACCGGGTAA
- a CDS encoding nucleotide sugar dehydrogenase: MNGVAVVGAGRVGLPWAAVLAHELRIDVTCIDTCADRVETINRGHAPFSEPQLQQYVSSAVEDGRLTATTDPDTVTEHEYVAVTINNRHDEDDGFLSSIEDYAQRLTDDHVFVLRSTLPVSVVGRVRERVERAADGSPAFTVFPERLAEGKAISEIETLPKVVGTDDAAGRRAMQNLLGGLDCEIEFTSPETAMFVKLIDNSYRDALFSIANQIAFVADELELDAFEAIEIANHNYDRNEIPNPGPVSGKCLPKDPHFLMDEQVCDQPRTPDLFTATRRTNARYVQRAVREVMSYRPSEVAVLGLSYKRGVADTTNSHAVAIAEQLADEGVSVSKYDPHVPDYDDVQTALQGADLVLIAVNHPEFGDIEATINEYAPGDSIVFDLWGMVDRTALDRPCQGIGRGPDPESDDVLGESWNGARKPGAIQTEK, encoded by the coding sequence ATGAACGGAGTCGCCGTCGTCGGAGCGGGCAGGGTCGGTCTCCCGTGGGCCGCCGTACTCGCTCACGAGCTCCGTATCGACGTCACCTGTATCGACACGTGTGCGGATCGCGTCGAGACGATCAACCGCGGACACGCGCCGTTTTCCGAACCGCAGTTACAGCAGTACGTGTCCTCGGCGGTCGAAGACGGTCGGTTGACGGCCACGACGGATCCGGACACGGTCACTGAGCACGAGTACGTGGCCGTGACCATCAACAACCGCCACGACGAGGACGACGGGTTCCTCTCGTCCATCGAGGACTACGCGCAACGGCTCACCGACGACCACGTCTTCGTCCTCAGATCGACGCTACCCGTCAGCGTGGTCGGTCGAGTCCGCGAGCGCGTGGAGCGTGCAGCGGACGGTTCGCCTGCGTTCACGGTGTTCCCGGAGCGGCTCGCGGAAGGGAAGGCGATCAGCGAGATCGAGACCCTTCCCAAAGTGGTCGGTACTGACGACGCCGCGGGCCGGAGGGCGATGCAAAACCTCCTCGGTGGCCTCGATTGCGAAATCGAGTTCACGTCCCCCGAAACTGCGATGTTCGTGAAGCTCATCGACAACTCGTATCGAGACGCCCTCTTCTCGATCGCGAATCAGATCGCTTTCGTGGCAGACGAGCTCGAGCTGGACGCGTTCGAAGCTATCGAAATTGCCAATCACAACTACGATCGAAACGAAATTCCCAATCCCGGACCGGTGAGCGGTAAGTGCCTCCCCAAGGACCCCCACTTCCTGATGGACGAACAGGTGTGCGATCAACCGAGGACGCCGGATCTGTTCACCGCCACGCGACGAACGAATGCCCGGTACGTCCAGCGCGCCGTCAGGGAAGTCATGAGCTATCGCCCCTCTGAGGTCGCCGTGCTCGGACTGTCCTACAAACGCGGCGTCGCCGACACGACCAACTCGCATGCGGTCGCTATCGCCGAGCAGTTAGCGGACGAAGGCGTCTCGGTTTCGAAGTACGACCCGCACGTGCCGGACTACGACGACGTCCAAACCGCTCTGCAGGGCGCGGATCTCGTGTTGATCGCGGTGAACCACCCCGAGTTCGGCGATATCGAGGCGACGATCAACGAGTACGCTCCGGGCGACAGCATCGTGTTCGACCTCTGGGGGATGGTCGATCGGACCGCTCTCGACCGCCCGTGTCAGGGGATCGGTCGCGGTCCCGACCCAGAGAGCGACGACGTGCTCGGGGAATCGTGGAACGGCGCTCGAAAGCCCGGAGCGATTCAGACGGAGAAGTGA
- a CDS encoding HalX domain-containing protein: protein MSPSERATVLVVDDEPDVADAYAAQLRGEYEVLTAHSGEAGLAKLDPDVDVVLLDRRMPDIRGADVLDEIRDRDLEARVAMVTAVDPDFEIIDMPFDDYVVKPVSRSELIDTIERLLNCAAYEERFREFYALASKHAALSANKPTAELRSSEEFQDLEERLEQLRTELDDIAERFDGEDYAAVLREVDGRALSPLDE from the coding sequence ATGAGTCCCAGCGAGCGCGCGACGGTGCTGGTCGTCGACGACGAGCCCGACGTGGCCGACGCTTACGCCGCGCAGCTCCGCGGCGAGTACGAGGTCCTGACGGCCCACAGCGGGGAGGCCGGCCTCGCGAAGCTGGATCCGGACGTGGACGTGGTGCTGCTCGACCGCCGGATGCCCGACATCCGGGGCGCCGACGTCCTCGACGAGATTCGCGACCGGGACCTGGAGGCCCGCGTGGCCATGGTGACCGCCGTCGATCCGGACTTCGAGATCATCGATATGCCGTTCGACGACTACGTCGTCAAGCCGGTCTCCCGGTCGGAGCTGATCGACACCATCGAGCGGCTCCTGAACTGCGCCGCCTACGAGGAGCGGTTCCGCGAGTTCTACGCGCTGGCCTCGAAGCACGCGGCGCTGTCGGCCAACAAGCCCACCGCGGAGCTGCGCTCCAGCGAGGAGTTCCAGGACCTGGAGGAGCGGCTCGAGCAGTTGCGCACGGAGCTCGACGACATCGCCGAGCGGTTCGACGGCGAGGACTACGCGGCCGTGCTGCGCGAGGTCGACGGCCGGGCGCTGTCGCCGCTCGACGAGTAG
- a CDS encoding beta-ribofuranosylaminobenzene 5'-phosphate synthase family protein: protein MPVEVESNSRLHFGFVNLSDAHSRLFGSVGVCIDTPSLSVTVSRSDRVESNSEVARKYARLAVDELDVPGARVVVDESVPRHRGLGSGTQFALAVYAGVAELYRRQYDVRDVSPSLGRGMRNAIGVHAFRDGGLIVDAGQPTSDLLPDDPETGEWTVPPVVVREELPERCRFVLVIPRGETGRHGVSESESMRSVLEESDAELSDRVAGIVLRELLPSVHDGDIARFGSAVERIDRLNGQWFARQQGGVRNDVAEALAETLSDADPVAGVGQSSWGPTLYVVTTESESDATVAAVERALAAHDVSADVHVARPQNRGATVRREPAL, encoded by the coding sequence ATGCCTGTAGAAGTGGAGTCTAATAGCCGTTTACATTTTGGTTTTGTTAACCTCTCAGACGCACACAGCAGACTGTTCGGAAGTGTCGGCGTCTGCATCGACACTCCTTCTCTCTCGGTGACGGTGTCGCGATCCGACCGGGTCGAGTCGAACTCGGAAGTGGCGCGGAAATACGCGCGGCTTGCGGTAGACGAACTCGACGTCCCGGGGGCCAGAGTCGTCGTCGACGAGTCCGTACCGAGACATAGGGGACTCGGAAGCGGTACGCAGTTCGCTTTGGCGGTCTACGCCGGGGTCGCGGAATTGTATCGACGACAGTACGACGTCCGGGACGTGAGCCCATCACTGGGGCGGGGGATGCGGAACGCTATCGGCGTACACGCGTTCCGGGACGGGGGGTTGATCGTCGACGCCGGCCAACCCACTTCCGACCTGCTACCGGATGATCCCGAGACGGGCGAGTGGACGGTCCCCCCCGTCGTCGTCCGCGAGGAGCTGCCGGAACGTTGCCGGTTCGTCCTCGTCATACCGAGAGGCGAAACCGGCCGGCACGGCGTCTCGGAATCGGAGAGCATGCGGAGCGTGCTCGAAGAGAGCGATGCCGAACTCTCTGACCGCGTTGCGGGCATCGTGCTTCGAGAGTTGCTTCCGAGCGTCCACGACGGAGACATCGCTCGGTTCGGTTCAGCGGTGGAACGGATCGATCGATTGAACGGGCAGTGGTTCGCGCGACAGCAAGGCGGCGTTCGAAACGACGTCGCCGAAGCGCTGGCCGAGACGCTGTCGGACGCGGACCCGGTCGCTGGCGTCGGCCAGTCCTCGTGGGGCCCCACCTTGTACGTCGTGACGACCGAGTCCGAGTCCGACGCCACCGTTGCGGCCGTAGAGCGCGCTCTCGCTGCCCACGACGTCTCGGCTGACGTGCACGTGGCTCGACCGCAGAATCGCGGTGCGACCGTCCGACGCGAGCCGGCACTGTAG
- a CDS encoding NAD-dependent epimerase/dehydratase family protein, with amino-acid sequence MVTAITGGAGFLGSHVVDYFAGQGESIVVVDDFSDGDRQNLAKSEGNVDIREVDLVDRDEAMRVFADVDIIVHLAAKIGGIGYFHEVPADIISINDNINRNVFDAAVENDVERVCYASSSMVYENAVDFPVVEEQIGDIPPPNSAYGFQKLAGEYYCDAYQKQYDLDYSIFRPFNAVGTREPPGEEVGQAHVIPDLVKKTLDARQYPLEILGSGEQVRSFTNVRDIAAGVYKCAYEPAARNEDFNLGSSNGVSIRELAREIWDRCDREEPFEVTTRESYDHDVQKRIPDSQKARNRLGWEPEVTLGESLAEYIEWYEEEVR; translated from the coding sequence ATGGTCACTGCAATCACCGGTGGAGCAGGGTTTCTCGGATCTCACGTCGTCGATTACTTCGCCGGACAGGGCGAAAGTATCGTGGTCGTCGACGATTTCAGCGATGGAGATCGACAGAACCTCGCCAAGTCCGAAGGCAACGTCGACATCCGCGAAGTGGACCTGGTGGACAGAGATGAGGCGATGCGGGTTTTCGCCGACGTCGATATCATCGTCCATCTGGCTGCCAAGATCGGCGGAATCGGGTACTTCCACGAAGTACCCGCCGACATCATCTCCATAAACGACAACATCAACAGGAACGTGTTCGACGCTGCCGTCGAGAACGACGTCGAACGGGTCTGTTACGCGTCCTCGTCGATGGTGTACGAGAACGCCGTCGACTTTCCCGTCGTCGAGGAACAGATCGGGGACATCCCGCCACCGAACAGCGCATACGGATTCCAGAAACTCGCCGGCGAGTATTACTGCGACGCGTATCAGAAGCAATACGACCTCGATTACAGCATATTTCGTCCGTTCAACGCGGTCGGAACCCGCGAACCGCCGGGCGAAGAGGTCGGTCAGGCGCACGTCATCCCGGACCTGGTCAAGAAGACGCTCGATGCCCGACAGTATCCTCTCGAGATTCTCGGATCGGGGGAACAGGTGAGGTCGTTCACTAACGTCCGGGACATCGCGGCTGGGGTTTACAAGTGCGCGTACGAACCGGCTGCCAGGAACGAGGACTTCAACCTCGGTTCGTCTAACGGCGTATCGATCAGGGAACTGGCCCGGGAGATCTGGGACCGATGTGATCGTGAGGAACCGTTCGAGGTCACGACCCGAGAGTCGTACGATCACGACGTCCAGAAGCGGATCCCGGACTCGCAGAAGGCGCGGAACCGGCTGGGATGGGAACCCGAGGTCACCTTGGGCGAGTCACTGGCGGAGTACATCGAGTGGTACGAGGAGGAAGTCCGATGA